In a genomic window of uncultured Sphaerochaeta sp.:
- a CDS encoding D-2-hydroxyacid dehydrogenase, whose amino-acid sequence MQHTIVILDGYTLNPGDLGWEGFEAFGDVTIYDRTEQQQILSRIGSADIVITNKTPLDAQTIAMAPNLKYIGVLATGYNVVDIEAARRRGVAVTNIPTYGTDAVAQFAFAMLLEIAHHVQHHSDAVKEGRWTNHQDFCFWDYPLIELAGKTMGIIGYGRIGQATARIARAFGMQVIAYDVSQQSGNSDVYVDLDTLLGSSDVISLHCPLFESTRGIINKDSIARMKDGVILLNNSRGPLVVEQDLADALNSGKVYAAGLDVVSEEPIKADNPLLSAKNCLITPHISWAPKESRQRLMDIAVENLKAFLEGKPQHVVSR is encoded by the coding sequence ATGCAGCACACCATCGTGATTCTTGACGGCTATACCCTGAACCCAGGAGACCTGGGATGGGAAGGCTTTGAGGCCTTCGGCGATGTGACCATCTACGACCGAACCGAGCAGCAGCAGATTCTCTCTCGCATAGGTTCTGCCGATATCGTCATCACCAACAAGACACCTCTTGATGCACAGACCATTGCCATGGCTCCCAACCTGAAATATATCGGGGTATTGGCAACCGGCTACAATGTGGTGGATATCGAGGCCGCCCGGAGGCGGGGTGTGGCGGTGACCAACATCCCCACCTATGGTACCGATGCGGTGGCCCAGTTCGCCTTTGCCATGTTGTTGGAGATCGCCCACCATGTACAGCACCACAGTGATGCGGTGAAAGAGGGGAGGTGGACGAATCACCAGGATTTCTGTTTCTGGGACTATCCCTTGATCGAGCTGGCCGGCAAGACGATGGGCATCATCGGCTATGGCAGGATAGGGCAGGCTACCGCCCGCATCGCCAGGGCTTTCGGCATGCAGGTCATCGCCTATGATGTGAGTCAGCAGAGCGGGAATTCGGATGTCTATGTTGATCTGGATACCTTGCTCGGCTCCAGCGATGTCATCTCCCTGCACTGCCCGCTCTTTGAGAGCACGAGGGGCATCATCAACAAGGATTCCATCGCACGCATGAAGGATGGGGTCATCTTGCTCAACAACAGCCGTGGTCCCCTGGTTGTAGAACAAGACCTTGCGGATGCGCTGAACAGCGGCAAGGTGTATGCTGCAGGCTTGGATGTGGTCTCCGAGGAACCGATCAAGGCGGACAATCCCCTGCTCTCTGCCAAGAACTGCCTGATCACGCCGCACATCAGCTGGGCTCCGAAGGAGAGCAGGCAGCGGCTGATGGATATTGCGGTGGAAAACCTGAAAGCGTTCCTGGAGGGTAAGCCACAGCATGTGGTGAGCCGATAG
- a CDS encoding glycoside hydrolase family 43 protein — protein MKSVTNPILSGFNPDPCILRHGDDYYIATSTFEWFPGICLYHSRNLIDWNLIGHALDRPSQLDLRGIQSSEGVWAPDLTFCEEEGLFYLTYTVMRNWGYDGPRDMHNYLVTSPAIEGPWSDPIFLDSGGIDPSFCFDGDGKTYYLRNRWDYRSGKDHFAGIVMQEFDRATKSLVGESRLIYAGSGLGKVEGPHLYHLNGWYYLMTAEGGTFYDHAVSMARSSSPWGPYETDPDNPMLSSRFYPTNPLQKAGHASLVQTQEGSWYIAHLCARPLPSRGRCILGREAALQKVYWTDDGWLRLEGGGREPKLVVSVPDLGASESGKNALVRDDFDQKTLAPLYQSLRFKLDEKRCSLSERPGFLRLRGKESVTSRFEQSLVARRQTSFCYDAVTALECNPKDYNQLAGLIAFYDHRHFFYLAKTSIDEAEVLNLYCCNKGSWVEPVKPVSVPKGSRVYLKASMRYDHLQFSYSLDEQNWQELGPSFDSSILSDEYLEPMHFTGAFIGLCAQDLAGRSFIADFDYFSYEVPDHA, from the coding sequence ATGAAATCAGTGACCAACCCGATTCTTTCCGGCTTCAATCCCGATCCGTGCATCCTTCGCCATGGTGATGACTACTACATCGCCACTTCCACCTTCGAGTGGTTTCCCGGCATCTGTCTCTATCACAGCCGCAACCTGATAGACTGGAATCTCATCGGCCATGCCTTGGATAGGCCCAGCCAGCTGGACCTCAGGGGCATCCAGAGCTCAGAAGGGGTCTGGGCACCCGACCTCACCTTCTGTGAAGAGGAGGGGTTGTTCTACCTTACCTATACGGTCATGCGCAACTGGGGTTATGACGGGCCGCGTGACATGCACAACTATCTGGTGACCAGCCCGGCCATCGAAGGGCCGTGGTCGGACCCTATCTTCCTTGACAGCGGGGGGATCGACCCGTCGTTCTGCTTTGATGGGGACGGCAAGACCTACTATCTGCGCAATCGCTGGGATTACCGCTCTGGCAAAGATCACTTTGCCGGCATCGTGATGCAGGAGTTCGACCGGGCTACAAAGAGCTTGGTAGGTGAGAGCCGCCTGATCTATGCAGGCAGCGGCCTTGGCAAGGTGGAGGGGCCTCACCTCTACCATCTCAACGGCTGGTACTACCTGATGACAGCCGAAGGGGGGACCTTCTACGACCATGCCGTCTCCATGGCCCGTTCATCCTCTCCCTGGGGTCCGTATGAGACCGATCCCGACAACCCGATGCTCTCCAGCCGCTTCTATCCAACCAATCCCTTGCAAAAGGCAGGCCATGCGTCCCTCGTGCAGACCCAGGAAGGCTCGTGGTACATCGCACACCTCTGTGCCCGCCCGCTTCCTTCCCGTGGGCGTTGCATCCTCGGCCGTGAGGCTGCACTGCAGAAGGTCTATTGGACCGACGATGGCTGGCTGAGGCTTGAGGGGGGAGGCAGGGAGCCCAAGCTGGTGGTATCTGTTCCCGATCTGGGAGCATCAGAAAGCGGGAAGAACGCGCTGGTACGTGATGACTTTGACCAGAAAACGCTTGCTCCCCTCTACCAAAGTCTTCGCTTCAAGCTTGATGAGAAGCGGTGCAGTCTCTCCGAGCGACCGGGCTTTCTGCGCCTTCGGGGCAAGGAGTCGGTTACTTCCCGCTTTGAGCAGAGCCTGGTCGCCCGAAGGCAGACCAGCTTCTGCTATGATGCGGTCACTGCTTTGGAGTGCAATCCCAAGGACTACAACCAGCTCGCCGGCCTGATAGCCTTCTACGACCACCGCCACTTCTTCTACCTTGCCAAGACAAGTATCGACGAGGCTGAGGTGCTGAACCTCTATTGCTGCAACAAAGGAAGCTGGGTCGAGCCGGTCAAGCCTGTTTCCGTTCCAAAGGGAAGTCGAGTCTACCTGAAGGCGAGCATGCGCTACGACCACCTGCAGTTCTCCTACTCCCTGGATGAGCAGAACTGGCAGGAGCTTGGTCCCTCGTTCGACTCCTCCATTCTCAGTGACGAGTATCTGGAGCCGATGCACTTCACCGGTGCGTTCATCGGTCTTTGCGCCCAGGATCTTGCCGGAAGGTCCTTCATTGCCGATTTCGACTACTTCAGCTATGAGGTGCCCGACCATGCATGA
- a CDS encoding AEC family transporter: MLSIVLEKIGIMFLILALGVICLRKGIFDEALTKRLSTFLLQVVSPAVIFVSYQITYSHELLVNLGYSFALSFAAFLLQILVAALVIRKKSFSGAIEKLSIIYSNCGFFGIPLADGLFGREGVFYLSGYLTVFYLFFWTHGVILMIGRSGVKETAKNLFSPAIVGVVLGFLTFILRIPVPTVIVQALDSVGGMNTPLAMLVAGATLAQSNLLSCFTNPRIYLVSFHKLILVPLAVALAFMFLPLNPVMLLTIIIASACPVGASCTMFALRYGKDSIYASQLFIVSTLLAIISIPLVVTFSNLIGIVV, from the coding sequence ATGCTGTCCATCGTACTGGAAAAGATCGGGATCATGTTTCTCATCCTCGCCTTGGGGGTGATCTGCCTGAGAAAGGGAATTTTCGATGAGGCGCTGACCAAGCGTCTTTCGACCTTCCTTTTGCAGGTCGTCAGCCCAGCGGTGATATTCGTCTCCTACCAGATTACCTACTCGCATGAGTTGTTGGTGAATCTGGGGTACTCGTTTGCCCTCTCCTTTGCAGCCTTTCTCCTCCAGATTCTGGTGGCGGCACTGGTGATCCGCAAGAAGTCATTCAGTGGGGCAATTGAGAAGCTGAGCATCATCTACTCAAATTGCGGCTTCTTCGGTATCCCCTTGGCCGATGGGCTCTTTGGTCGTGAAGGGGTATTCTATCTCAGCGGCTATCTTACGGTCTTCTATCTCTTCTTCTGGACCCACGGGGTGATTCTGATGATCGGAAGAAGCGGGGTGAAGGAGACGGCAAAGAACCTCTTCAGTCCTGCAATCGTGGGAGTGGTACTGGGCTTTCTTACCTTCATCCTCAGGATTCCCGTACCCACGGTCATCGTCCAGGCCCTGGACAGCGTAGGGGGCATGAACACCCCGCTCGCCATGCTGGTTGCCGGGGCAACCCTTGCCCAGTCCAACCTGCTCTCCTGCTTCACCAACCCCCGCATCTATCTGGTCAGCTTCCACAAGCTCATCCTGGTACCTCTGGCAGTTGCCCTTGCCTTCATGTTCCTTCCTCTCAACCCGGTCATGTTGCTGACGATCATCATCGCAAGCGCATGCCCAGTGGGAGCATCGTGTACGATGTTTGCCCTGCGCTACGGCAAGGACAGCATCTACGCCTCCCAGCTCTTCATCGTCAGCACCCTCTTGGCGATCATTTCGATCCCCTTGGTGGTAACCTTCTCCAACCTCATAGGAATTGTCGTATGA